A DNA window from Bradyrhizobium sp. CCBAU 53421 contains the following coding sequences:
- a CDS encoding extracellular solute-binding protein has protein sequence MAITRRHLLQGSALATLAPALGLNSSLSAITPALADDAPNGLKWRHGLSTYGEIKYPADFKRYDYVKPDAPKGGVVRLFQPGTYDSFNLVVAGLKGTVAAAVARIYDSLMEASLDEPDTYYGELAEAAAFPDDFSYVIYRLRPGSRWHDGKPVTPEDVIFSFEALKANSPMFSAYYRHIAKAEKIGDRDVKFTFDSPGNRELPMITGQLIILPKHWWEGTDAQGKKRDITASTLEPPLGSGPYKIKEFVAGRSVVLERVKDYWGKDIPIAIGQNNFDELRYEYFRDDTVAREALKADGFDWYNERSAKEWASAYDVPPVRENRLLKELFTVRNQGRMQGWVFNLRRPKFADPRLRRAFNYAFDFEEMNRVLSTGEYHRDSSYFDGIPDLMATGLPEGKELELLETVRDKVPPEVFTTPYKDPVGGTPENVRANLREATRLLKEAGFEIRDRKLVDSSGQPFTVEILGNSGDSGMERITLFYKPSLERLGITVNLRAVDTVQYQNRVRDFDFEMVTQVWGQSISPGNEQRDNFGSQAADRPGSNNLPGIKNPAVDAIIERIIFANSRADQVAAAKALDRVLLWNFYCVPHFNYDKQRYIYWDRFSHPDPLPKYAVSGFPNLWWYDADKAAKLKRS, from the coding sequence TTGGCGATCACCCGACGACACCTCCTTCAAGGCAGCGCACTGGCGACTCTCGCTCCGGCGCTCGGACTGAACTCCAGCCTGTCGGCGATCACGCCGGCACTCGCCGACGACGCCCCGAACGGGCTGAAATGGCGCCACGGCCTCTCCACCTACGGCGAAATCAAGTACCCGGCCGACTTCAAGCGCTACGATTACGTCAAGCCGGACGCGCCGAAGGGCGGCGTGGTGCGACTGTTCCAGCCCGGCACCTATGACAGCTTCAACCTGGTCGTTGCGGGATTGAAGGGCACGGTCGCCGCCGCAGTCGCCCGCATCTACGACTCGCTGATGGAAGCTTCGCTCGACGAGCCCGATACTTATTACGGCGAACTCGCCGAGGCTGCGGCCTTTCCGGACGATTTCTCCTACGTGATCTACCGCCTCCGGCCGGGGTCGCGCTGGCACGACGGCAAGCCGGTGACGCCGGAGGACGTGATCTTCTCCTTCGAGGCGCTGAAGGCGAACAGCCCGATGTTCAGCGCCTATTACCGGCATATTGCAAAGGCCGAGAAGATCGGCGATCGCGACGTCAAATTCACCTTCGACAGCCCGGGCAACCGCGAGCTGCCGATGATCACCGGCCAGCTCATCATCCTGCCCAAGCATTGGTGGGAGGGCACCGACGCGCAGGGCAAGAAGCGTGACATCACGGCGAGCACGCTGGAGCCGCCGCTCGGGTCGGGTCCTTACAAGATCAAGGAGTTCGTCGCCGGACGGTCGGTGGTGCTCGAGCGCGTCAAGGACTACTGGGGCAAGGACATTCCGATCGCGATCGGACAGAACAATTTCGACGAGCTGCGCTACGAGTATTTCCGCGACGACACCGTCGCGCGTGAGGCGCTGAAGGCCGACGGGTTCGATTGGTACAACGAGCGCAGCGCCAAGGAATGGGCGTCGGCCTACGACGTTCCGCCGGTGCGCGAGAACCGGCTGCTCAAGGAGCTCTTCACCGTCCGCAATCAGGGCCGGATGCAGGGTTGGGTGTTCAACCTGAGGCGCCCGAAATTCGCCGACCCGCGGCTGCGCCGGGCCTTCAACTACGCGTTCGATTTCGAAGAGATGAACCGCGTGCTCTCGACCGGCGAGTACCATCGCGATTCAAGCTATTTCGACGGCATCCCCGATCTGATGGCGACCGGCCTGCCGGAAGGCAAGGAGCTCGAGCTGCTGGAGACGGTGCGCGACAAGGTGCCGCCGGAAGTCTTCACGACGCCATACAAGGATCCGGTCGGCGGCACGCCGGAAAACGTGCGCGCCAATCTGCGCGAGGCGACGCGGCTGTTGAAGGAAGCCGGATTCGAGATCCGCGACCGCAAGCTGGTCGATTCCTCGGGCCAGCCGTTTACGGTCGAGATCCTCGGCAACAGCGGCGATTCCGGCATGGAGCGGATCACCCTGTTCTACAAGCCGAGCCTGGAGCGCCTCGGCATCACCGTCAATCTGCGCGCCGTCGACACCGTGCAGTACCAAAACCGGGTGCGCGATTTCGATTTCGAGATGGTCACCCAGGTGTGGGGACAGTCGATTTCGCCCGGCAACGAACAGCGCGACAATTTCGGTTCGCAGGCTGCCGACCGGCCGGGTTCGAACAACCTCCCGGGCATCAAGAATCCGGCCGTCGATGCCATCATCGAGCGCATCATCTTTGCCAACAGCCGCGCCGATCAGGTCGCCGCCGCCAAGGCGCTGGACCGGGTCTTGCTCTGGAACTTCTATTGCGTTCCACACTTCAACTACGACAAGCAGCGCTACATCTATTGGGATCGCTTCAGCCATCCCGATCCGCTGCCGAAATACGCGGTTTCAGGATTCCCAAATCTTTGGTGGTACGACGCCGACAAGGCGGCCAAGCTCAAGCGTTCATAA
- a CDS encoding ABC transporter permease: MTLLAPQPVESSTQSPLGEAVPATRHGFSPSPLNKRRWQNFKANRRGYWSFWIFLALFVLSLFANFIANDKPLMVKYDGRLYWPVMFTYAETTFGGDFETAADYRDPYLQKQIAAKGGSMIWPPIRYSYDSRNLDPPTAVPSKPTWLLTEKQCADVVKRKGLTGCRDLEYNWLGTDDQGRDVVARLIYGFRISVLFGLTLTILSSIIGIAAGGVQGYFGGWIDLGFQRFIEIWTAIPSLYLLLIISAVLPPGFFILLGILLLFSWVSLVGLVRAEFLRGRNFEYIQAARALGVSNGKIMFRHLLPNAMVATMTFLPFIVSSSVMTLTALDFLGFGLPPGSPSLGELLSQGKANVQAPWLGLTGFFSVAIMLSLLIFIGEAARDAFDPRKTFAKG; this comes from the coding sequence ATGACGCTGCTCGCACCCCAGCCGGTCGAAAGTTCGACGCAATCGCCGCTCGGCGAGGCCGTGCCCGCCACGCGCCACGGCTTTTCGCCGTCGCCGTTGAACAAGCGACGCTGGCAGAACTTCAAGGCGAACCGCCGCGGCTACTGGTCGTTCTGGATCTTCCTCGCGCTGTTCGTGCTGTCGCTGTTCGCCAATTTCATCGCCAACGACAAGCCGCTGATGGTCAAATATGACGGCCGGCTCTACTGGCCGGTGATGTTCACCTACGCGGAGACCACCTTCGGCGGCGACTTCGAGACCGCGGCCGACTATCGCGATCCCTATCTGCAGAAGCAGATCGCCGCCAAGGGCGGCAGCATGATCTGGCCGCCGATCCGCTATTCCTACGACAGCCGCAACCTCGACCCGCCGACGGCGGTGCCGTCGAAGCCGACCTGGCTCCTGACCGAAAAGCAGTGCGCGGATGTCGTGAAGCGCAAGGGGCTGACCGGTTGCCGCGACCTCGAATACAACTGGCTCGGCACCGATGATCAGGGCCGCGACGTCGTGGCGCGGCTGATCTACGGCTTCCGCATCTCGGTCTTGTTCGGCCTGACGCTGACCATCCTGTCCTCGATCATCGGCATCGCCGCGGGCGGCGTGCAGGGCTATTTCGGCGGCTGGATCGATCTCGGCTTCCAGCGATTCATCGAGATCTGGACCGCGATCCCCTCGCTCTATCTGCTGTTGATCATCTCGGCGGTGCTGCCGCCGGGCTTCTTCATCCTGCTCGGCATCCTCCTGCTGTTCTCCTGGGTCTCGCTGGTCGGCCTGGTGCGTGCCGAATTCCTGCGCGGCCGTAACTTCGAATACATCCAGGCGGCACGCGCGCTCGGCGTCTCCAACGGCAAGATCATGTTCCGCCATCTGCTGCCGAACGCGATGGTCGCGACCATGACGTTCCTGCCCTTCATCGTCTCGTCCTCGGTGATGACGCTGACGGCGCTGGATTTCCTCGGCTTCGGCCTGCCGCCCGGTTCGCCTTCGCTCGGCGAATTGCTGTCGCAGGGCAAGGCCAATGTGCAGGCGCCGTGGCTCGGCCTCACCGGCTTCTTCTCGGTCGCGATCATGCTGTCGCTTTTGATCTTCATTGGCGAAGCCGCGCGCGACGCCTTCGATCCGCGCAAGACATTCGCGAAGGGCTGA
- a CDS encoding ABC transporter ATP-binding protein, which produces MDAINQPLLDVRDLSVAFGRSVAVDGISFSIKRGECVALVGESGSGKSVSALSVLKLLPYPTASHPSGAVRFRGRDLLTASDQEMREVRGNDISIIFQEPMTSLNPLQTIETQIGEIMSLHRGVSGGAARARTLELLGQVGIPEPETRLKSYPHQLSGGQRQRVMIAMALANEPDLLIADEPTTALDVTVQAQILALLAEIRARLGMSLLFITHDLGIVRRIADTVCVMNNGKIVEQGPVEQVFTAPKHAYTKALLAAEPKPDPAPPQPGAPVVMSADNLKVWFPIKRGLMRSTVGHIKAVDGVSLAVRKGETLGVVGESGSGKTTLGLALLRLISSDGPIVFLGKDIQGLRFKQMRPFRRDMQIVFQDPFGSLSPRMSVADIIAEGLEVHQKQLSREEREARVIKALKDVGLDPDWRFRYPHEFSGGQRQRISIARAVVLEPNFVVLDEPTSALDMLFQAQMVDLLRDLQRKRDLTYMFISHDLRVVASLASHLIVMKSGKVEEEGPASELFKNPKSDYTRALFAAAFRIEAAGDGTVAT; this is translated from the coding sequence ATGGACGCGATCAACCAGCCTCTGCTTGACGTCCGCGACCTGTCGGTCGCCTTCGGCCGCTCGGTTGCGGTCGACGGCATCTCGTTCTCGATCAAGCGCGGCGAGTGCGTCGCGTTGGTCGGCGAGTCCGGTTCGGGAAAATCCGTCAGTGCGCTGTCGGTGCTGAAGCTGTTGCCCTATCCGACGGCATCGCATCCCTCCGGCGCGGTCCGTTTCCGCGGCCGCGATCTCTTGACCGCGTCCGACCAGGAGATGCGCGAGGTCCGCGGCAACGACATCTCGATCATCTTCCAGGAGCCGATGACCTCGCTCAATCCGCTCCAGACCATCGAGACCCAGATCGGCGAGATCATGTCGCTGCACCGGGGCGTCAGCGGCGGGGCGGCGCGGGCCCGGACGCTGGAATTGCTGGGCCAAGTCGGCATCCCCGAGCCGGAAACACGGCTGAAGAGCTATCCGCACCAATTGTCCGGCGGCCAGCGCCAGCGCGTGATGATCGCGATGGCGCTCGCCAACGAGCCCGACCTGCTGATCGCGGACGAACCGACCACCGCACTCGATGTCACGGTGCAGGCGCAGATCCTGGCGCTCTTGGCCGAGATCCGCGCCCGGCTCGGCATGAGCCTCTTGTTCATCACCCATGACCTCGGCATCGTCCGCCGCATTGCCGACACCGTCTGTGTGATGAACAACGGCAAGATCGTCGAGCAGGGCCCGGTCGAGCAGGTCTTCACCGCGCCGAAGCACGCCTACACGAAGGCGCTGCTGGCGGCCGAGCCGAAGCCCGATCCGGCGCCGCCGCAGCCGGGCGCGCCGGTGGTGATGTCGGCGGACAATCTCAAGGTCTGGTTTCCGATCAAGCGCGGGCTGATGCGCTCGACCGTCGGCCACATCAAGGCGGTCGATGGCGTCAGCCTCGCGGTGCGCAAGGGCGAGACGCTTGGCGTGGTCGGCGAATCCGGCTCCGGCAAGACCACGCTCGGGCTCGCGCTGCTCAGGCTGATTTCCTCCGATGGTCCGATCGTGTTCCTCGGCAAGGACATCCAGGGCCTGCGCTTCAAGCAGATGCGACCGTTCCGCCGCGACATGCAGATCGTGTTCCAGGACCCGTTCGGCTCGCTCAGCCCGCGCATGTCGGTCGCCGACATCATCGCCGAGGGGCTCGAGGTGCACCAGAAGCAGCTGTCGCGCGAGGAGCGCGAGGCGCGGGTGATCAAGGCGCTGAAGGACGTCGGGCTCGATCCCGATTGGCGCTTCCGCTATCCGCACGAATTCTCCGGCGGCCAGCGCCAGCGCATCTCGATCGCGCGCGCGGTCGTGCTGGAGCCGAACTTCGTCGTGCTGGACGAGCCGACCAGCGCGCTCGACATGCTGTTCCAGGCCCAGATGGTCGATCTGCTGCGCGACCTGCAGCGCAAGCGCGATCTCACCTACATGTTCATCTCGCACGATCTGCGCGTGGTGGCCTCGCTCGCGAGCCATCTGATCGTGATGAAATCCGGCAAGGTCGAGGAGGAGGGGCCGGCCTCCGAGCTGTTCAAGAATCCGAAGAGCGACTACACCCGCGCGCTGTTCGCGGCGGCGTTCCGCATCGAAGCGGCCGGCGACGGGACGGTGGCGACGTAG
- a CDS encoding C40 family peptidase, whose protein sequence is MHDVRLTPARADLAAKYLEGKVEAARFVDGETLEVVEAIAPLRRAPAADAEQMTQALRGERVTVYDRNGEGWAWGQLADDGYVGWIAEAALTAPGAAPTHKVTALRTLAFPGPSIKLPPVEALAMGTKLAITREDGPFAVTREGWHLPRQHLAALDAMAPDFVAIAEQFVGTPYLWGGKSSLGIDCSGLVQIALTAAGTGCPRDSDMQQDGLGRELTAAESRHLQRGDLIFWKGHVAIVRDATTIVHANAHHMATVVENTQAAIARIKAAGSEVLAIKRL, encoded by the coding sequence ATGCATGATGTCAGGCTTACACCTGCCCGCGCCGACCTCGCCGCGAAATATCTCGAGGGCAAGGTGGAGGCCGCACGTTTCGTCGACGGCGAGACGCTTGAGGTGGTTGAGGCCATCGCGCCGCTGCGGCGGGCGCCGGCGGCCGATGCCGAGCAGATGACGCAGGCGCTGAGGGGCGAACGCGTCACTGTCTATGACCGCAACGGTGAGGGCTGGGCCTGGGGCCAGCTCGCCGATGACGGCTATGTCGGCTGGATTGCCGAAGCCGCGCTGACCGCGCCCGGCGCGGCGCCGACGCACAAGGTGACGGCGCTGCGCACGCTGGCGTTTCCGGGACCGTCGATCAAGCTGCCGCCGGTCGAGGCGCTGGCGATGGGGACCAAGCTCGCGATCACCCGCGAAGACGGTCCCTTCGCGGTGACCCGCGAGGGCTGGCACCTGCCGCGCCAGCATCTCGCCGCGCTCGACGCGATGGCGCCGGATTTCGTCGCAATCGCCGAGCAGTTCGTCGGCACCCCCTATCTCTGGGGCGGCAAGTCGAGCCTCGGCATCGATTGCTCCGGCCTGGTGCAGATCGCGCTGACCGCCGCCGGCACCGGCTGCCCGCGCGACAGCGACATGCAGCAGGACGGGCTCGGCCGCGAGTTGACGGCGGCGGAATCCAGACATCTGCAGCGCGGCGACCTGATCTTCTGGAAGGGCCATGTCGCCATCGTGCGCGATGCGACGACGATCGTGCACGCCAACGCGCATCACATGGCGACAGTCGTCGAGAACACGCAGGCCGCGATCGCGCGGATCAAGGCCGCCGGCAGCGAGGTGCTGGCGATCAAGCGGCTCTAA
- a CDS encoding microcin C ABC transporter permease YejB yields MSAYIARRIFLMLPTLLGILFVSFVVVQFAPGGPVERVIAQINGADTGGTSRVSGGGGDFGAQRGQGAGAGAAINSKYRGAQGLDPDFIKKLEVQFGFDKPAPERFALMVWNFARFDFGTSYFRSVSVIQLIKEKLPVSMSLGIWMTLLTYLISIPLGIRKAVKDGSRFDTWTSAVIIIGFAIPGFLFAILLIVLFAGGSFLNIFPLRGLTSDGWSQFPWYWKIIDYFWHLTLPLVSMALGAFATMTLLTKNSFLDEIRKQYVMTARAKGCSERQVLYGHVFRNAMLIVIAGFPGAFIHAFFSGSLLIETIFSLDGLGLLGFESVLNRDYPVVFGTLFIFSLVGLVVNLISDLAYMWIDPRIDFEAREV; encoded by the coding sequence ATGAGCGCCTATATCGCCCGACGTATCTTTCTGATGCTGCCGACGCTGCTCGGCATCCTGTTCGTCTCCTTCGTGGTCGTGCAGTTCGCTCCCGGCGGACCGGTCGAGCGCGTCATCGCGCAGATCAACGGCGCCGACACCGGCGGCACCTCGCGCGTCTCGGGCGGCGGCGGCGATTTCGGCGCGCAGCGCGGCCAGGGCGCGGGTGCCGGCGCGGCCATCAATTCGAAATACCGCGGCGCGCAAGGGCTTGATCCTGACTTCATCAAGAAGCTCGAGGTACAGTTCGGCTTCGACAAGCCGGCACCCGAGCGGTTCGCGTTGATGGTGTGGAATTTCGCGCGGTTCGATTTCGGCACCAGCTATTTCCGCAGCGTGAGCGTGATCCAGCTCATCAAGGAAAAGCTCCCGGTCTCGATGTCGCTCGGCATCTGGATGACGCTGCTGACCTATCTGATCTCGATTCCACTCGGTATCCGCAAGGCGGTGAAGGATGGTTCGCGGTTCGACACCTGGACCTCGGCCGTGATCATTATCGGCTTTGCGATCCCGGGATTCCTGTTCGCGATCCTGTTGATCGTGCTGTTCGCCGGCGGCTCGTTCCTCAACATCTTCCCGCTGCGCGGCCTGACCTCGGACGGCTGGTCGCAATTCCCCTGGTACTGGAAGATCATCGACTATTTCTGGCACCTGACGCTGCCGCTGGTCTCGATGGCGCTCGGCGCCTTCGCCACCATGACGCTGCTCACCAAGAACTCGTTCCTCGACGAGATCCGCAAGCAATATGTGATGACCGCGCGAGCCAAGGGCTGCAGCGAGCGCCAAGTGCTGTACGGCCACGTCTTCCGCAACGCGATGCTGATCGTGATCGCGGGCTTCCCGGGCGCGTTCATCCACGCGTTCTTCTCGGGCTCGCTGCTGATCGAGACCATCTTCTCGCTCGACGGGCTCGGCTTGCTCGGCTTCGAGAGCGTCCTGAACCGCGACTATCCGGTGGTGTTCGGAACGCTGTTCATCTTCTCGCTGGTCGGACTGGTGGTCAATCTGATCTCCGATCTCGCCTATATGTGGATCGATCCCCGGATCGACTTTGAGGCGCGGGAGGTCTGA
- a CDS encoding M17 family metallopeptidase, with protein MPSVFETAPTTAVTPITFVTRATWDAIRSELPAPARQFAEANDFAAKPGKALALPAADGGIAQVLFGLEDADHKARDPFRPGALPGLLPPGVYRFANAPHDARLAALAFALGCYRFDRYRKNKAPEVRLVPPDGVDTAEIARMAEAAALARDLINTPSNDMGPAELAEAARDLATRFGAAFNCIDAEELARNFPLIHAVGMASTRAPRLIDLSWGDPAHPKVTLVGKGVCFDTGGLDLKPSSGMLIMKKDMGGAANVLALAQMVMDAKLKVRLRVLIPAVENAVAGNAFRPLDVFKSRKGITVEIGNTDAEGRLVLADALALADEETPDLLIDLGTLTGAARVALGPDLPPFYTNDEALAADVAAHAKSENDPLWRLPLWPAYDAWLDSKTADITNAPSGGFAGSITCALFLQRFVEHARSWLHVDIYGWTPSAKPGRPEGGECQAARAIYKLLSQRYA; from the coding sequence ATGCCATCCGTGTTCGAGACCGCCCCCACGACCGCCGTCACGCCGATCACCTTCGTCACCAGGGCGACATGGGATGCGATCCGCAGCGAATTGCCGGCGCCGGCGCGCCAGTTCGCGGAGGCCAATGACTTTGCCGCCAAGCCCGGCAAGGCCCTCGCTTTGCCGGCAGCCGATGGCGGCATCGCGCAGGTGCTGTTCGGCCTCGAGGATGCGGACCACAAGGCGCGCGATCCGTTTCGGCCCGGCGCCCTGCCCGGCCTGCTGCCGCCTGGCGTCTACCGCTTCGCCAATGCGCCGCATGACGCAAGGCTCGCCGCGCTCGCCTTCGCGCTCGGCTGCTATCGCTTCGACCGCTATCGCAAGAACAAAGCCCCCGAGGTCCGCCTGGTGCCGCCCGACGGCGTCGACACGGCCGAGATCGCGCGGATGGCGGAAGCGGCGGCGCTGGCGCGCGACCTCATCAACACGCCGTCCAACGACATGGGCCCAGCCGAGCTCGCCGAGGCGGCGCGCGACCTCGCAACGCGGTTCGGCGCCGCCTTCAATTGCATCGATGCCGAGGAGCTCGCACGGAACTTCCCGCTGATCCACGCCGTCGGCATGGCCTCGACCCGCGCGCCGCGGCTGATCGATCTGAGCTGGGGCGATCCGGCCCATCCGAAGGTGACGCTGGTCGGCAAGGGCGTCTGCTTCGACACCGGCGGGCTCGACCTCAAGCCGTCGAGCGGCATGCTGATCATGAAGAAGGACATGGGCGGCGCCGCCAACGTGCTGGCGCTGGCGCAGATGGTGATGGACGCCAAGCTGAAGGTACGGCTGCGCGTGCTGATCCCGGCGGTCGAGAACGCGGTCGCCGGCAACGCGTTCCGCCCGCTCGACGTCTTCAAGTCGCGCAAGGGCATCACCGTCGAGATCGGCAACACCGATGCCGAGGGGCGGCTGGTGCTCGCCGACGCGCTGGCGCTGGCCGACGAGGAGACGCCGGATCTGCTGATCGATCTCGGCACACTGACCGGCGCGGCGCGGGTAGCGCTGGGCCCGGATTTGCCGCCGTTCTACACCAATGACGAGGCACTCGCCGCGGACGTTGCAGCTCACGCGAAAAGCGAGAACGACCCGTTGTGGCGGCTGCCGCTATGGCCGGCCTACGATGCCTGGCTCGATTCCAAGACCGCCGACATCACCAACGCACCATCAGGTGGTTTCGCCGGCTCGATCACCTGCGCGCTGTTCCTGCAGCGCTTCGTCGAGCACGCGCGGAGCTGGCTGCATGTCGACATCTATGGCTGGACGCCATCGGCAAAGCCCGGCCGTCCCGAAGGCGGCGAATGCCAGGCCGCACGCGCGATCTACAAATTGCTGAGCCAGCGCTATGCATGA
- a CDS encoding extracellular solute-binding protein has translation MTHFSRRHALGLGIGALSAAGLRVAPAAADNGTEMHGMSVFGDLKYPADFQQFDYVNVKAPKGGAFSVIPWVRGNNQSYYTFNSLNAYVLKGEGAQGMDMTFATLMSRANDEPDAMYGFAAKSVQISPDKRVYRFNIRPEARFHDGTKLTAQDVAFSLSTLKEKGHPLIQVQLRDFVKAEATDDATVVVTFAPDRARDVPLYVAGLPIFSKAYYATRSFEESTLDTPLGSGPYKVGRFEVNRYVEFDRVKDWWGADLPVNRGSYNFDTVRYEFYRDRDVAFEGFTSKSYLFREEFTARVWATRYDFPAVKDGRVKRETLPDDTPSGAQGWFINTRRDKFKDPRVREALINAFDFEWTNKTIMYDAYARTVSPFQNSDMVAEGPPSPEELALLEPFRGQVPDEVFGLPFVPPRSDGSGQDRALLRKAVQLLNEAGCVVKDGKRLLPNGEPLTIEFLNDEPSLQPHHGPYIKNLGTLGIEATFRLVDAVQRRARVEDFDFDMTMERFSFSATPGDSMRPFFSSQAAKTKGSYNLAGIASPAIDVLIEKIIGANSRHDLTVACRAFDRVFRAGRYWVPQWYRNTHPIAYWDQFGHTEKLAKYTQGVGAPENWWYDAAKAAKLEQAK, from the coding sequence ATGACGCACTTCTCCCGTCGGCACGCACTCGGTCTCGGCATCGGTGCGTTGAGTGCTGCAGGCTTGCGTGTCGCACCGGCGGCGGCCGACAACGGAACCGAGATGCACGGCATGTCGGTGTTCGGCGACCTGAAATACCCGGCGGATTTCCAGCAATTCGACTACGTCAACGTGAAGGCGCCGAAGGGTGGTGCCTTCTCGGTCATTCCATGGGTGCGCGGCAATAATCAGTCCTACTACACCTTCAACTCGCTGAATGCCTATGTGTTGAAGGGCGAGGGCGCGCAGGGCATGGACATGACCTTCGCGACGCTGATGTCGCGCGCCAATGACGAGCCCGATGCGATGTACGGCTTTGCCGCGAAGTCGGTGCAGATTTCGCCGGACAAGCGGGTCTACCGTTTCAACATCCGTCCCGAGGCGCGCTTCCATGACGGCACGAAGCTGACCGCGCAGGACGTGGCCTTTTCACTGAGTACGCTGAAGGAAAAGGGCCACCCGTTGATCCAGGTGCAGCTCCGCGACTTCGTCAAGGCCGAGGCGACGGATGATGCGACCGTGGTCGTGACCTTCGCGCCCGACCGGGCGCGCGATGTGCCGCTCTACGTTGCCGGCCTGCCGATCTTCTCCAAGGCCTATTACGCGACGCGATCGTTCGAGGAATCGACGCTCGATACGCCGCTCGGCTCGGGGCCGTACAAGGTCGGCCGGTTCGAGGTCAACCGCTATGTCGAGTTCGACCGCGTCAAGGATTGGTGGGGTGCCGACCTTCCGGTCAATCGCGGCAGCTATAATTTCGACACCGTGCGCTATGAATTCTACCGCGATCGCGACGTTGCGTTCGAGGGCTTCACCTCGAAGAGCTATCTGTTCCGGGAGGAATTCACCGCACGGGTCTGGGCGACGCGCTACGATTTTCCCGCGGTGAAGGACGGCCGCGTCAAGCGCGAGACGCTGCCCGACGACACGCCGTCGGGCGCACAGGGCTGGTTCATCAACACCCGCCGCGACAAGTTCAAGGACCCGCGGGTGCGCGAGGCGCTGATCAACGCCTTCGATTTCGAGTGGACCAACAAGACCATCATGTACGACGCCTATGCCCGAACGGTGTCGCCGTTCCAGAACTCGGACATGGTGGCGGAAGGGCCGCCCTCGCCCGAGGAACTCGCGCTGCTCGAACCGTTCCGCGGCCAGGTGCCCGACGAGGTGTTCGGCCTGCCGTTCGTGCCGCCGAGGTCCGACGGCTCCGGGCAGGATCGCGCGCTGCTGCGCAAGGCGGTGCAGTTGCTCAACGAGGCCGGCTGTGTCGTCAAGGACGGCAAGCGCCTGCTGCCGAACGGCGAGCCGCTCACCATCGAATTTCTCAACGACGAGCCCTCGCTGCAACCGCATCATGGGCCCTACATCAAGAATCTCGGTACGCTCGGCATCGAGGCGACGTTCCGCCTGGTCGACGCCGTGCAGCGCCGCGCGCGGGTGGAAGATTTCGACTTCGACATGACCATGGAGCGCTTCAGCTTCTCGGCGACGCCCGGCGACAGCATGCGGCCGTTCTTCTCCTCGCAGGCGGCGAAGACCAAGGGCTCCTACAACCTCGCCGGCATTGCCAGTCCCGCGATCGACGTGCTGATCGAGAAGATCATCGGCGCCAACAGCCGCCATGACCTGACCGTCGCCTGCCGCGCCTTCGACCGCGTGTTTCGCGCCGGCCGTTACTGGGTGCCGCAATGGTACCGCAACACGCATCCGATCGCCTATTGGGATCAGTTCGGCCATACCGAGAAGCTCGCGAAATACACCCAGGGCGTCGGTGCGCCGGAGAATTGGTGGTACGATGCGGCGAAGGCCGCGAAGCTCGAGCAGGCGAAGTAG